A region of Vitis riparia cultivar Riparia Gloire de Montpellier isolate 1030 chromosome 1, EGFV_Vit.rip_1.0, whole genome shotgun sequence DNA encodes the following proteins:
- the LOC117916314 gene encoding probable apyrase 6 produces the protein MRRSNAKRPEKMEQLKLQMRPNATARAQKNATRSNLVVLILLATVIAAFFLLLVLVCNSRNSMRRGKKYGIVIDGGSTGTRIHVFGFELDGGGRPVFDFGKKGLGAMRVSPGLSSYAEDPNRAGGSLVELLEFGKSRVPKEHWGDTEVRLMATAGLRRLELRVQEAILESCRRVLRVSGFQFRDSWASVITGSDEGIYAWVVANHALGSLGGDPRETTGIIELGGASAQVTFVSSEPVPPEFSHTLRFGNVTYNLYSHSLLDFGQNVALESLQKSLFSTDLMAAESLQKGILIDPCTPKGYSLDGKNEYSSAIHAQGNFSECRAAALNLLQKGKERCSYHHCLGSTFMPKLQGKFLATENFFYTSKFFGLGSRAFLSDLTVAGQHFCEEDWSKLKRKYYSFNEEDLLHYCFSSAYIVAFLHDSLGIALDDERIGYANQVGDIPLDWALGAFILQSTTNLEAEHSDWITTVVSDESPTLLSLVVILIILMFTVWSISKCKKPQLKTIYDLEKGRYIVTRINRCS, from the exons ATGCGACGATCGAATGCTAAAAGGCCGGAGAAGATGGAACAGTTGAAGCTTCAAATGCGGCCGAACGCCACTGCACGAGCCCAGAAAAACGCCACCAGAAGCAACCTAGTAGTCCTCATCCTGCTCGCCACCGTGATTGCCGCCTTCTTCCTTCTGTTGGTCCTTGTCTGCAATTCACGGAATTCGATGAGGAGGGGCAAGAAGTACGGGATCGTGATCGACGGCGGAAGCACCGGCACCCGGATCCACGTGTTCGGATTCGAGTTGGACGGTGGCGGGAGACCCGTATTTGATTTCGGTAAGAAAGGTTTGGGGGCAATGAGGGTGAGCCCTGGTTTGTCTTCGTATGCGGAGGATCCGAACCGAGCGGGTGGATCGTTGGTGGAGCTTCTAGAGTTTGGGAAGAGTAGGGTTCCCAAGGAGCACTGGGGAGACACTGAAGTTAGGCTGATGGCCACTGCGGGGTTGAGGAGGCTGGAATTGCGTGTCCAGGAAGCGATTCTGGAGTCTTGTAGACGGGTTCTTCGGGTATCAGGTTTTCAATTTCGGGACAGTTGGGCTTCTGTTATTACTG GGTCGGATGAAGGAATATATGCTTGGGTTGTTGCAAATCATGCACTTGGCAGTCTTGGAGGTGATCCTCGGGAAACAACTGGGATTATTGAGCTTGGTGGGGCTTCGGCTCAG GTAACCTTTGTTTCAAGTGAACCAGTGCCTCCTGAATTCTCACATACTCTTAGATTTGGGAATGTCACTTACAATCTCTATAGTCACAGCTTGCTTGATTTTGGTCAG AATGTTGCACTTGAGTCATTGCAGAAATCACTTTTTTCAACAGACCTGATGG CTGCTGAATCTCTTCAGAAGGGAATATTAATAGATCCTTGCACTCCTAAAGGGTATTCTTTGGATGGAAAAAATGAATACTCATCTGCTATTCATGCCCAGGGTAACTTCTCAGAGTGTCGAGCTGCTGCATTAAACTTGTTACAGAAGGGaaaag AGAGATGTTCATATCATCACTGCTTAGGTTCAACTTTTATGCCCAAGCTTCAAGGAAAGTTTTTGGCAAcagaaaatttcttttatacatCAAAG TTCTTCGGGTTGGGTTCACGGGCATTTCTCTCTGATCTGACGGTGGCTGGACAACATTTCTGTGAAGAGGATTGGTCAAAGTTGAAAAGGAAGTATTATTCATTCAATGAGGAAGATTTATTGCACTATTGCTTCTCTTCAGCATATATAGTGGCTTTTCTTCATGATAGTCTTGGAATTGCTTTGGATGATGAAAG GATTGGATACGCAAATCAGGTGGGAGATATCCCACTAGATTGGGCCTTAGGAGCTTTCATCTTGCAGAGCACAACCAACTTGGAAGCAGAGCACTCTGATTGGATCACCACGGTTGTCAGTGATGAGTCCCCAACCTTGCTCTCTCTAGTTGTCATCTTAATCATATTGATGTTTACAGTTTGGTCTATATCAAAGTGTAAGAAGCCCCAGTTGAAGACGATCTATGATTTAGAGAAAGGACGGTATATAGTCACTCGAATCAATAGATGTTCATAG
- the LOC117933030 gene encoding calvin cycle protein CP12-1, chloroplastic-like, which yields MATIAGVSLSTPRVLARAADSPKSQTIQSPWLSNPWKRPSRFGAGRMCVRPVAAAPDSISEKVVESIKNAEEKCSDDPASGECVAAWDEVEELSAAASHARDKKKESDPLETYCKDNPEDEECRTYED from the coding sequence ATGGCAACAATAGCTGGTGTTAGTCTCTCAACCCCAAGAGTTTTGGCTAGGGCTGCAGACTCACCAAAGTCCCAGACCATTCAATCACCATGGCTGAGCAACCCCTGGAAAAGGCCAAGCCGGTTTGGAGCTGGTCGCATGTGTGTCAGGCCAGTGGCTGCAGCACCAGATAGCATATCCGAGAAGGTGGTTGAGAGCATCAAGAATGCTGAGGAGAAGTGCTCAGACGATCCAGCTAGCGGGGAGTGTGTAGCTGCCTGGGATGAGGTAGAGGAGCTGAGCGCGGCTGCCAGCCATGCCAGGGACAAGAAGAAGGAATCCGACCCATTGGAGACTTACTGTAAGGACAATCCTGAGGACGAGGAGTGCCGCACCTATGAAGACTGA